Proteins from a genomic interval of Uloborus diversus isolate 005 chromosome 4, Udiv.v.3.1, whole genome shotgun sequence:
- the LOC129220034 gene encoding zinc transporter ZIP10-like, protein MGKIFQGHCIEADESVTDFLDDIFHHYGDSCTPYMNLKGLKRMIHDLQNAGHSHDHDRSHDHDHTHHSHDHSKDPHEHEHHNECHHSNELFSLYHNHDHHSHSDNQNSASGGRFASHKHHDHDDHTDHDHDHDHSGHDHDHSIKHDRLIHSHGDDDSHSSQHVYNEHEHDDHLINSEHDHESSTPSNMVIQNLTDTIHQEEHNHKEHSDHQEEHNHKKHSDHQEEHNHKEHSDHVLRNKAESMNSSAEAEGNKDTSPVPEEIDLQPVSNISIYNASHADGHHMLHYESTIGIGSSEPITTKENIDWMSTAASSAVSSRFQRSASEDRDPTVSKDLTAESGDFNVPSSSLKSDFFHQVERQKEKDETYQQSDDVKKVYLLRNGENERQTDSTLQLNDKFASLATKCLSVEDLILKFGHQQNSSLSKGDFLDLCPALIQQIVSGVCTEPAPPPAPAPSRAEVYGYGSLSVLVISLTSLAGVLLLPVMTKRAYNYIIAGFYGLAFSTLAGDALLHLMPQFLGLHMHGSGGSHEHSHDGSFLEPYTQLQLGVFFTIYGLFLFEAILCAFSSNGHNSSQDNKSHGHSHVHIADQLPTLISVKSKSETQLPVSRDQSSSSLDTEIVDMDSIKKPPNLMVAKPLFCGLTSMALVVTLGDSIHNFGDGLAIGAAFSTGVRGGLSTAIAVFCHELPHEFGDFVVLLSTGLSFSKALVINFLSGLTCFAGLYIGIYIGDNEIARKWIMAVTAGIFLYVALGEMIPELREQGQGSPFKILLVKNLGILSGILIMLLISMYEEEMM, encoded by the exons ATGGGCAAAATATTTCAAG gTCATTGTATAGAGGCTGATGAATCAGTGACAGACTTTTTAGATGACATCTTCCACCACTATGGGGACTCTTGTACCCCTTACATGAACCTCAAAG gGCTTAAAAGAATGATTCATGACCTTCAAAACGCTGGCCACAGCCATGATCATGATCGCAGTCACGATCATGATCACACCCATCATTCTCATGATCATAGCAAAGATCCTCATGAACATGAGCACCATAATGAATGTCATCATTCCAATGAACTGTTTTCACTTTACCATAATCATGATCATCATAGCCATTCGGATAACCAGAACAGTGCAAGTGGTGGAAGATTTGCCAGCCACAAACATCATGATCATGATGATCACACAGACCACGATCATGATCATGACCACTCCGGCCATGATCACGATCATTCTATCAAACATGACCGTCTTATACACAGCCATGGTGATGATGATAGCCACAGTAGTCAGCATGTCTATAATGAGCATGAACATGATGACCATTTAATCAACTCTGAACATGACCATGAAAGCTCTACTCCAAGCAATATGGTTATTCAGAATCTTACTGATACTATACATCAAGAGGAGCATAACCACAAAGAACATTCTGACCATCAAGAGGAGCATAATCACAAAAAACATTCTGACCATCAAGAGGAGCATAATCACAAAGAACATTCCGACCATGTGCTTCGAAATAAAGCTGAGAGTATGAACTCCAGTGCAGAAGCTGAAGGCAATAAAGATACTTCACCAGTGCCTGAGGAAATAGACTTACAACCTGTCTCTAACATTAGCATTTACAATGCTTCACATGCAGATGGACATCACATGCTGCATTATGAATCTACCATTGGTATTGGGAGCTCTGAGCCAATAACCACAAAGGAAAATATTGATTGGATGTCTACAGCGGCTTCATCAGCTGTTAGTTCTAGATTTCAGAGATCAGCATCAGAGGATAGGGATCCTACTGTTTCTAAAGATCTAACAGCTGAAAGTGGGGATTTTAATGTCCCATCTTCATCCTTGAAAAGTGATTTCTTCCATCAGGTTGAAAGgcagaaagaaaaagatgaaacatATCAGCAGTCGGATGATGTGAAGAAGGTCTATTTGCTTCGTAATGGGGAAAATGAAAGGCAAACAGATTCTACTTTACAGTTAAATGACAAATTTGCTAGTTTAgcaacaaag TGTCTGAGTGTtgaagatttaattttaaaatttggccaTCAACAAAACAGTTCACTTAGTAAAGGAGATTTCCTCGATTTGTGCCCTGCTCTTATTCAGCAGATAGTTAGTGGTGTCTGCACTGAACCTGCTCCTCCCCCTGCTCCTGCTCCATCTCGTGCAGAAG TTTATGGTTATGGATCGCTGTCAGTTCTGGTGATCAGCTTGACTTCTCTAGCCGGAGTTCTTTTACTGCCCGTCATGACAAAGCGTGCATACAATTACATCATTGCTGGGTTTTATGGTCTTGCCTTTAGTACACTTGCTGGAGATGCCTTATTGCACCTCATGCCACAG tttttaggtCTCCATATGCATGGGTCAGGTGGTTCCCATGAACATTCTCATGATGGTTCATTCCTTGAGCCGTATACTCAGCTGCAACTTGGAGTTTTCTTCACCATCTATGGACTCTTTCTTTTTGAGGCTATACTTTGTGCTTTTTCTTCCAATGGACATAATTCTAGTCAA gaCAATAAAAGTCATGGTCACAGTCATGTTCATATTGCAGATCAATTGCCAACTTTGATTTCTGTCAAAAGTAAATCAGAAACACAGCTG CCTGTTTCGAGAGACCAGTCGAGTTCGTCCTTAGATACAGAAATCGTTGATATGGATTCCATTAAAAAGCCACCAAATTTGATGGTTGCCAAGCCTTTATTCTGTG GACTGACTTCTATGGCTTTAGTTGTCACTCTGGGGGACTCTATTCACAATTTTGGGGATGGGCTGGCTATAGGGGCTGCTTTTTCCACTGGTGTTCGTGGAGGTCTCTCTACTGCCATTGCTGTTTTCTGTCATGAGCTTCCCCATGAATTTG gAGATTTTGTTGTTCTTCTTTCAACTGGACTCTCATTTTCCAAAGCTTTGGTTATAAATTTTCTAAGTGGACTGACCTGTTTTGCTGGGCTTTATATTGGAATATACATAGGTGATAATGAAATCGCAAGGAAGTGGATCATGGCCGTTACTGCTGGCATATTTCTCTATGTTGCTCTTGGAGAAAtg atACCAGAATTACGTGAGCAAGGCCAAGGTTcaccttttaaaatacttttagtgaaaaatttagGAATTTTAAGTGGAATCTTAATAATGCTGCTCATTTCTATGTATGAGGAAGAAATGatgtga